The DNA window GCGGTAGCATGGCTCGCCATAAAGCACAGCTTAAACAACTCATCTTCAACCCCGGCAAACCCGTTAAAGGAGTGCCCATCGTGGGTGGCAAAGTGGCCATCTTCGACAGAGATGTGATGCGGTTTTATAACTTCTCCATCAGCGCCGAAAACTATGTAGACGGTACCCCTTGTTATGTGTTTACCGCCAAAGCCAAACCGGACCTGAACCGCATCGACCGCGGAGACGTTGTGATCGATGAACTGATCACCTGGTTTAACAAGGATAACTTTGAGATTGTAGGCCGCAAATACGCCCTGTCCTATAAAACGATGCTGTTTGATTTTAACGTGAAGATGAATGTACAGATGACCAAACAGTTTGGTCTGCTTATACCCGCACTGGTTACCTACAACGGTACCTGGAATGTACCGTTCAAAAAACGGGAAACAGCCATTTTTACCGCTAAATTCTTTGATTTTAAGGCGAGTGAATAACTAATACAACAACGTGACTGTGCCGGTCTTATGTACCGGTATCCTGGTATATACTTCCCGGTAATCAACAATCCATACGTAGGTAGCCATATCTGCCTGCAGGCCCTTTACACGCCCTGTCCAGCCTATCTGCGGGTCGTTGGTGAAAAACACCCGTTCACCCCAGCGGTTGTAAATACTGAGCGTATACTGTTCTATCGGACATCGGTACCGGGGCCGGAAGTAGTCGTTACGCCCGTCCCCGTTGGGGGTGAAGGCATTGGGGAAATGCACGGTACATTCACAGTCATGGAAGTCCACCACTACTGAATCCACACTCTTGCCACAGGTGTTCCAGGCCGTTAACGAGTAGATGCCGGGCTGCCGCACAATATACTGTGGGATGCTGGTACTGTCCTGCCATTTGAAAGGAGCCCCGCCGGCACCAAGGACTGTCAGCGGGTATACCTCGTTGCGGCACAACAGGGTATCCGGTCCGAGATTCACCCGCAGCGTATCATCATAAGACACACGGATGGTATCGGAAGATTCGCAGCGGCCTATCTGGGCATGTACAAAGTAGTTGCCGGGTTTGACCACATAATAAGTAGCCTGGTCCGAACCATCCTGCCAACGGTATTGCCCGTTGCCGAAATCGGCCGTCAGTACCAGAAAATTACCTTTACAAATTGTAGTATCGTTACCCAGGTTGAGTTTGCGCAACCGGTTGTAGTTCACAAAGATGGTATCTACCACATTACAGATGTGATTGATCTCTACCAGCGCCCATATATTCGCTTGCGAACTGACGGTGATAGCCGGTGTAGTGGCGCCTGTACTCCATTTCCAGGCGGTGGCTTCCGGCACTACAGGTGCTAGCCGGATTGATTCGCCGGGGCATAACAGTGTATCGGGGCCCAGGCTGAAAGGGTAGGGCGGACCGGTAAACGTGATAGTGATCTGGGCGTCTATTTCTGCACAACCTTTAGGAAACACCCTTACCTGGTAGGTGCCAGATGTTCGTACGTCCTGCGTGGGCTCTGTATTGCCGGTATTCCACAGATAGGTACAGTTCTGGGCGGTGGCATCGAGGGCCAGCTGTTCACCTGTACATAATACCAGGTCTGGCCCCAGATCTATCTTGGGAACAGGCGTATAAAATACATTCACTGAATCCGGTATCAGACAACCATTGATCTTGACTTTATACGTAGCAGAAGTGTCCACCAGGATGTCGGGTGCGGTAGAACCATTCTGCCATTCGTAGGTGGCGCCGGGTATCACCGGTGCACTGAGGGTCATGGTGCTGCCTTCGCAGAGCGTGATATCCTGTGGCCCCAGGTCGTAGATTACAGGCGTTACAATGGTAATAGGCAGGGTGGAGATATCGGGCTGCCCGCCGCGCCAGGCTACCAGGGTAACGGTGTAGGTGCCGGTAAGCTGGTATGCATGGAAAGCCCCTTTTATTTTATCAGAAGAATCTTTTTCAGCAGAAGCAGGGTCCCCAAAGTACCATTTGACGGAATCTATCCCGGTAGTATTGCCAATTACGAAGAAAACGCTGTCCTGCACACAGGTAGAGGAAGCCTTAAAAGGGGTAGCTCTCCATACCCCGGCATTTGCCCGGGTATGGCCTGGCAGCATGGCCAGAAACAGTAAAATCAGAAAAGAACAGTGTATATAAAGGGTCCTCATGTGTTGACATGGTAATAGACGCTAAGATAATGAAATATATAAAATATTGTTAATAATAACTGTGATTTAACAGTAACTGTGATTAATGCTGATGATGTTGATGATGATGATAGATAGGATGAATGACAGACCAGGTGCATAAAAAAGAGCATCCGGATAAAATCACGAATGCTCTTTTAAAATCTTTCAAAACGCTCAAAACACTGTTATCATACCCATCAGTATCATCAGTATTCATCACAGTTCAGTATTAATCCTCCGTGTTCGGGCGGGCAGTAGAATATCTCCGCCATTTTTCCAGCACCTGGGAGAAATCGTCCGGCAGCTGGCTTTCGAAGCGCATCTGCTTGCGGGTGCGGGGGTGGATAAAGCCGAGTTGCTGGGCATGCAGGGCATGACGGGGCATAATATCAAAGCAGTTGTCCACAAACTGTTGGTATTTGGTGAAGATGGTCCCTTTCCGGATGCGGTTACCGCCGTAGGTATCGTCATTAAAAAGGGAATGGCCGATATGCTGCATGTGTACGCGGATCTGGTGGGTACGGCCTGTTTCGAGGCGGCACTCAATTTTGGTAACGTAGTTAAAACGTTCCAGTACGCGGTAATGGGTGATGGCTTCTTTGCCATACTCGCCGTCGGGATAGGCGTCCATGATTTTTCGCAGGCGCTGGTGGCGGCCTACGTGTGCTACTACGGTGCCTTCTTCTTCTTCAAAATCACCCCATACGAGGGCTATATAGCGACGGTGAACGGTGTGGTCAAAAAACTGTTTGGCCAGGTCGGTCATGGCTTTTTCTGATTTAGCCACTACCAGCAGGCCGGAGGTGTTTTTATCGATACGGTGTACCAGCCCAAAGCGTGGGATGACAGGCGTAGTAGCCTGGGTTTTGTCGCCCAGATACCAGGAGAGGCCGTTGACCAGTGTGCCGGTGTAGTTGCCACAGCCGGGGTGTACTACCATACCGGCAGGTTTATCTATTATCAGCACGTCATCATCCTCATAAACGATATTGAGCGGGAGTTCTTCCGGCAGCACTTCTGTGCTTTCCGGGTTTTTATTGGAAAAAACAACGATTTTGTCCAGCGGTCTGATCTTGTAATTGGCCTTGACAGGTTTGTCGTTGACCAGCACCATCTCAGTATCCAGCGCGTTCTGTACCTTGTTACGGGTGGCTCCTTCGATACGGGCGGTGAGGAATTTATCGATGCGGACAGGCTCCTGGCCTTTGTCTACCACCATGTTGATCTTCTCATACAGTTCCTCGCTGCCTTCTCCGTTTTCCAGCTCGTCTTCCAGTTCCAGCAATTCTTCAGCCATTAATATATAAATTTTGGCAAAGGTAAAATAAATTACCCGTAGCACGTAAAGCCACGTGTAAAGCACCGGAGTGGACAGTGGAAGGTATGGCTGAGCTTTCCGGATAAAGCCTTCATACTGGCTTCCGGAGCGTTGGTCCGGTTCTTACCGGAAGTCAAAAGATTCAACTACCTTTGTGTCTTTGAAAAAATACGCGTTAACGCGCCACAGTTCAGTATGGATAAGCAGGAGATCATCATCAGAGACCTTGGAAAAATCGATTACCAGGAAGCCTGGGATTACCAGGAACAGTTGTTGAAGGAAAATGTACAGCTGAAAGCTCAAACGCCCAACCTGTGGCCCAAGCCCACCACCAATTACCTTCTTTTCTGCGAGCATCCGCCGGTATATACCCTTGGTAAAAGCGGACACATGGAGAATCTGTTGCTGAGCAGGGAAGAACTGGATGAACAGGGAATTGGCTTTGTACCTACCAACAGAGGCGGTGATATTACCTTTCACGGCCCGGGGCAGATAGTAGGATATCCGATTCTAGACCTTGAAAATTTCTTTACAGATATTGGAAAATACCTTCGTTGTCTGGAGGAAGTAGTGATCCGTACAATCGCGGAATACGGTGTTATTGGCGACCGTTCCCCCGGAGAGACCGGCGTATGGCTGGACCCGACGGACAAAACAAAAGCCCGCAAAATATGTGCAATGGGGGTTCGTTGCAGCCGCTGGGTGACCATGCATGGTTTTGCCCTCAACGTCAATACACCAATGAACTATTTTGATAACATTATTGCCTGCGGAATTGCAGATAAACAGGTGGCTACACTTGACAAAGAAGTAGGTAGGGAAGTGGATCTCGACGAGGTGAAGGCCAAACTCAGCAAACACTTTGCGGAGGTATTTGGTGCTACTATGATTTAAGCTGCTTTAGCATATAAACGATAAAAAGAAAAGCGGAGACCACCTGGTCTCCGCTTTTCTTTTTATCATCTTTTTCAGATTACATTCTGTAGTTGAGTGGGATGAAGAAGTTCCATTTCTCCTTGAGTTTCCCATCTTCAAACAGTTCAAAGTTAAACCAGCCGGCATGCAGGAAAATGGCTTTTTCCAGGATGAGGGAAGCTGCTTTCACATGTTCTATTTCAAAGAGGAAAGAACCGTTGGGTTCGTAAAACTTAACTGAATATTTTTTATGCTGGGCATCTGCCAGTTTGATATTGACATTACCATCCGCAGTGGTATAGATGTAGTTGGAGGGGCGCCACATTACTTTCTCCGGCTCCTTGTTTTCCTGTTCAGTAGTGGTGGGTTTTCCTGTTCCTGTTGTTGGTTTCAGGGCACGGGAAGCTTCCTTGATATCAGCATATTGCAGCTTCATATCGGCTTTAATAGTACTGTCAGGCAGGGCGAGCATGACTTTGCTGTATACATACCGGCCGTTGTTGAACAGGATGAAAAGGCGGTAATAGTTGCTGCCTGGAAGTGGTTTGCTGTCGATGTAGGCATTCCGGGTTTGCGTGGGATAACTGGCGTAACCAATGGTGTTAAAATTGAGTACGCTGTCCAATGAGCGCTGAACCCCGATCTCCTTAACTTCCATAAATCCGGTGATCCAGTCCAGCTGAATTTTACCGGTTTTAATGGTAGCTGTGAAGTTCGGCAATACAGGAGGCAACATTTCCTGCGCTTTTCCTGTGAATGCTATCGATAAAAAAATTCCTGTTGCGAATATTAAACGCACGACCTGCTTCATACAAAAAATCCCTAAGCTCTTAAAGTTGGCAAAAATACGCTTCGGTTCAAATATAATGAACTGTTTTTACAGTGTAAGAACGCCGGGAGGTAGGGAAAGATTGCCCTGTAGTCCGCCAGTATGTATTAATAAAATTTTGCTTTTGTCCGGAAAGTAGCCCTGATGGATTAATTCATGGAAAGCCTTGATAAGTTTGCCGGTATAAATAATATCAGTGGGAATACCGGTTTCTTGGTAAAAAGTATTGATAAAATCTATAAGTTCCGGTTTTACTTTAGCATAGCCTCCTCCATGGAAGTCATGTAACAGTTGCCACTGGTGGGGCTTGCCCGGATGTAGCAAGGCTCTTACTTCTTCTTCGAGATAAGCAGCGCCTTTTAATACTGGTATGCCAAGGATAGTCTGATGAGGTGCGGCACTATTGATAAGGCCGGCGAGGGTAGTTCCGGTGCCGGTGGCGCATAACACATGCGTGAAATGGTGGGTGGGGAAGAGGGAGAGTATCTCTTCGCAGCCTCTGGCGCCGGCCGCATTATGTCCCCCTTCCGGGATGACATAGGTATCCGGTGCTGCGTTGTATTGCTGGCGGCTGTTGCGATAATCTTCCCTGCTGATAAACTCCAGCAGCATCCCCTTGTCCATGGCCTGTTGCAGTGTATGGCCATATACAGGAGGGCGTTCACCCCGGATCACGCCGGTACACGTTAAGCCGGCCAGCTGGCAGGCTGCTGCAGTAGCAGCAATATGGTTGGAATACGCACCCCCAAAAGTCAGGATATGTTTTTTTCCCTGCTCCTTTGCCGCCTCCAGATTGTATTTGAGCTTGAACCACTTATTGCCGGAAATTTCAGGGTCCAGTTTATCCAGCCGCAGCATAGCCGCTTCCATCTGAGATGGCAGCCAGGAGAGTGTTAAAGTATCCAGCGTAATATGATCCGTAGGCAGCATAAGCCGCAAAGTTAAGCAGGATAAAATAAATCAGCCCGGCGCTAAAGCATCTGATTTCCCAGGGCTGAAGCCCTGGGCTATAATTGATTGCTGTGTTAAAATAGGCTGCAATACCGCCTGATGGATCCTTGCCGCTTTCATGCTCCAAAAAACAGATCCACAAAAAGCAGGTCCATAATACGATTCTCCGGCTAAAAAACCGGCCCCAATTTCTGCTAGCCCCCGATCTTCACTCATCAAAATTAGCCCAGGGCTTTAGCCCTGGGACTTGTTAAAATTCGCTTCAATCTTGCTAATTATCATCAGCTTAATCGGCTCATATTGTGCGTTATTTGCGGTTTATTCGTTTGTCAGAAATCCGCCTTTGCCGCGATAGAGTTTAACGGTTTTATCCAGTTTTACTTTCAATACGGTTACGTATTTATCCTGTACGTTTTCGGGTACATCGATGTAAACGAGGCCTGGTACGGGGCTCCAGGAAATTTTGCCAACAACTTTATGAGTCAGTGGTGTTCCGTTGCCTACTACGCTGATGGATTCAATTTTATTGCTCAACCCTTTGATCGCAACCTGGCCGCTGGTTTTACCGGGCAGGAAGAGGTAAAGGGTGGTGGAGTCTTTGGAGAGGGTGGT is part of the Chitinophaga flava genome and encodes:
- a CDS encoding gliding motility-associated C-terminal domain-containing protein; translation: MRTLYIHCSFLILLFLAMLPGHTRANAGVWRATPFKASSTCVQDSVFFVIGNTTGIDSVKWYFGDPASAEKDSSDKIKGAFHAYQLTGTYTVTLVAWRGGQPDISTLPITIVTPVIYDLGPQDITLCEGSTMTLSAPVIPGATYEWQNGSTAPDILVDTSATYKVKINGCLIPDSVNVFYTPVPKIDLGPDLVLCTGEQLALDATAQNCTYLWNTGNTEPTQDVRTSGTYQVRVFPKGCAEIDAQITITFTGPPYPFSLGPDTLLCPGESIRLAPVVPEATAWKWSTGATTPAITVSSQANIWALVEINHICNVVDTIFVNYNRLRKLNLGNDTTICKGNFLVLTADFGNGQYRWQDGSDQATYYVVKPGNYFVHAQIGRCESSDTIRVSYDDTLRVNLGPDTLLCRNEVYPLTVLGAGGAPFKWQDSTSIPQYIVRQPGIYSLTAWNTCGKSVDSVVVDFHDCECTVHFPNAFTPNGDGRNDYFRPRYRCPIEQYTLSIYNRWGERVFFTNDPQIGWTGRVKGLQADMATYVWIVDYREVYTRIPVHKTGTVTLLY
- a CDS encoding RluA family pseudouridine synthase, producing the protein MAEELLELEDELENGEGSEELYEKINMVVDKGQEPVRIDKFLTARIEGATRNKVQNALDTEMVLVNDKPVKANYKIRPLDKIVVFSNKNPESTEVLPEELPLNIVYEDDDVLIIDKPAGMVVHPGCGNYTGTLVNGLSWYLGDKTQATTPVIPRFGLVHRIDKNTSGLLVVAKSEKAMTDLAKQFFDHTVHRRYIALVWGDFEEEEGTVVAHVGRHQRLRKIMDAYPDGEYGKEAITHYRVLERFNYVTKIECRLETGRTHQIRVHMQHIGHSLFNDDTYGGNRIRKGTIFTKYQQFVDNCFDIMPRHALHAQQLGFIHPRTRKQMRFESQLPDDFSQVLEKWRRYSTARPNTED
- the lipB gene encoding lipoyl(octanoyl) transferase LipB, coding for MDKQEIIIRDLGKIDYQEAWDYQEQLLKENVQLKAQTPNLWPKPTTNYLLFCEHPPVYTLGKSGHMENLLLSREELDEQGIGFVPTNRGGDITFHGPGQIVGYPILDLENFFTDIGKYLRCLEEVVIRTIAEYGVIGDRSPGETGVWLDPTDKTKARKICAMGVRCSRWVTMHGFALNVNTPMNYFDNIIACGIADKQVATLDKEVGREVDLDEVKAKLSKHFAEVFGATMI
- a CDS encoding 1-aminocyclopropane-1-carboxylate deaminase/D-cysteine desulfhydrase; this encodes MLPTDHITLDTLTLSWLPSQMEAAMLRLDKLDPEISGNKWFKLKYNLEAAKEQGKKHILTFGGAYSNHIAATAAACQLAGLTCTGVIRGERPPVYGHTLQQAMDKGMLLEFISREDYRNSRQQYNAAPDTYVIPEGGHNAAGARGCEEILSLFPTHHFTHVLCATGTGTTLAGLINSAAPHQTILGIPVLKGAAYLEEEVRALLHPGKPHQWQLLHDFHGGGYAKVKPELIDFINTFYQETGIPTDIIYTGKLIKAFHELIHQGYFPDKSKILLIHTGGLQGNLSLPPGVLTL